The sequence AAATGTCATATTAAGAAAGGTTTCCACCTCCGGCTCCAATGGAGGCATACGCATTTTCCAGAACATAAAATCAAGTAAGGCTACTCCTGCGGCTTCGCACACTGCAAATACCAATACCATAATTTCCGCTTCTAAAACCCTTCGCATCGGTTTATCAAAATCATCAAAATATAAGAAATAGCTTACTAAACCATATGAAATGACCCAACTCAGCATATTTACCAATGGCCGCTGCAATAAATTGATGCCCATTAAAAATATACTGACGCCTATTTGAACGAGAAAGTAGAACTGTTTATTATGAAATGCCTTTTTATGCCTGCTGCCCATAAATTGAAATATGACGATAGTTGTAACCAGACACGAGACTATGATACCGGATAAAAATAATATATTATTTTCCATAGTTAAATACTCCTGTGAACATAATTATTTAACTGCTCTTTAAAGGCAATTACCCGCTTTTGTGATAAGGGTAATCTTTCTCCCGTATTTAAATAGACCATATCTCCTTTAACTTTTGCCACATGTTCAAAATTTACAATCACTCCGCGGTAGCAGGTTCCAAAGCCATATATTTCCATTCTCTGCTCCACATCTGTCATTGTCCCAATATATTCATACGTTTTTTTAATTGTTTTCACTCTGATTTTACGTGCGGTTTTTACATATTCAAAATAAAGAATCTTTGAAACCGATACATTAACTGCCGGATATTCTTTTTCGCCGCTTTCACTTATTTCTGTTACATTTGACAATACAATCTCGATATCATTTCCTCGGTCCAATCCTATGACCTGTACCAGCTCACTGATATGATCTATTAATTGTTCCTTTTTAACAGGCTTTGGCAAATAGGCAAATGCATGTGCACGATTAATTGCATCACTGCAGTATCCGTTAAACCCTGTAATATAAATGATCCTGACCTTTCTGTTTTTCTGGTATAGCTTCATTCCCGCTTCAATCCCATTCATTCCTCCCATAGAAATATCCAGAAAGACGAAATCAAAGCTTACAGAGGAGGCTGTCAGTTCCTCACCAGAATGAAACATTTGAATGCTGTAAAGAATTCCATGATCTTTCATAAATTCTTCTACAAGCTGTTTAATTACCGCAGCTTCAATCTGTTCATCATCGCAAATTGCTACTTTAAACATTTATCCATCCCCCTAAAGCTTTATTCTTTTGTATATAGCAAGTATATCGGTATTTTACCTCCAATAAGTTAGGTTTGGCAATTAAATCACTTATATATTTATCCTCTTGAAGGAAATAAGCACATACATTTACTTTTCTAAATGGTTTTAGTATAATGTAGACAGTTTATAAACAAGACAGGAGAAGGAAACCATGAAAAAATATGATTATGTGCTGGTAGGCGGCGGCCTTTATTCCGGTGTCTTTGCATATTTGGCAAGGCAAAAAGGGAAAAAGTGCCTTGTGGTAGAGAAGAGGGACCACATGGGCGGCAACATTTTCTGCGAGGAAACAGAAGGAATCCACGTACACCGTTACGGAGCCCATATTTTCCATACCAGCAACAAGAAGGTATGGCAATTTGTCAATGAGCTGGCAGAGTTCAATCGCTATACCAACAGCCCGGTAGCAAATTTCAAGGGTGAAATGTATAACATGCCCTTTAATATGAACACCTTCAGTAAGATGTGGGGAATATCTACCCCTGCGGAAGCAAAGGCAAAAATCGAAGAGCAAAAAGCTTCTGTAACCGGAGAACCCAGGAACTTAGAGGAGCAGGCGATCAGCCTTGTGGGCAGGGATATTTATGAAAAGCTGGTGAAAGGCTATACGGAGAAACAGTGGGGCAGAGACTGCAAGGATCTTCCTGCCTTTATCATCAAACGCCTTCCCGTTCGCTTTACCTATGATAACAACTACTTCAATGACTTATACCAGGGAATTCCCATAGGCGGATATAATGTGATCATTGAAAAGCTGTTTGAAGGCTGCGACGTGGAAATGGGAGTCGATTATCTGGAAAATAAGGAATATTATGATGGGTTAGGAGAACGGGTGATTTATACTGGAACCATTGATGCTTATTACGGATATCAGTTTGGAAAGCTGGAATACCGGAGCTTGCGGTTTGAAACCCAGGTAGTGGATACGGACAACTACCAGGGAGTGGCAGTCGTTAACTACACGGACCGGGAAACTCCTTATACCAGGATCATTGAGCATAAGCATTTTGAATTCGGAACTCAGCCTAAATCTGTTATAACCCGGGAATATTCCGTAGACTGGACCGAGGGCATGGAGCCCTATTATCCGGTAAACGATGAAAAAAATCAGGGATTATTCTTAAAATATGCGGCTTTGGCTGAAACGGAAGATCATGTGATTTTCGGGGGACGGTTAGGAGAATATAAATACTACGATATGGACAAGGTTATTGAATCAGCCATGAACCGGGCAGAAAAGGAATTGGGCTAATCCTGCATACAGGCATAGCTGTTTACTTTTTATGGCAGATATAGTACAATACTACGGAACCAGGGCTGGATTTTCCATGCCCTGAAACGTACGTAAACTGGAGGAATCTATGAACGTTGTATACGCTTCCAACGATAATTATGCCAGGC is a genomic window of Lacrimispora sphenoides containing:
- a CDS encoding LytR/AlgR family response regulator transcription factor, coding for MFKVAICDDEQIEAAVIKQLVEEFMKDHGILYSIQMFHSGEELTASSVSFDFVFLDISMGGMNGIEAGMKLYQKNRKVRIIYITGFNGYCSDAINRAHAFAYLPKPVKKEQLIDHISELVQVIGLDRGNDIEIVLSNVTEISESGEKEYPAVNVSVSKILYFEYVKTARKIRVKTIKKTYEYIGTMTDVEQRMEIYGFGTCYRGVIVNFEHVAKVKGDMVYLNTGERLPLSQKRVIAFKEQLNNYVHRSI
- the glf gene encoding UDP-galactopyranose mutase; its protein translation is MKKYDYVLVGGGLYSGVFAYLARQKGKKCLVVEKRDHMGGNIFCEETEGIHVHRYGAHIFHTSNKKVWQFVNELAEFNRYTNSPVANFKGEMYNMPFNMNTFSKMWGISTPAEAKAKIEEQKASVTGEPRNLEEQAISLVGRDIYEKLVKGYTEKQWGRDCKDLPAFIIKRLPVRFTYDNNYFNDLYQGIPIGGYNVIIEKLFEGCDVEMGVDYLENKEYYDGLGERVIYTGTIDAYYGYQFGKLEYRSLRFETQVVDTDNYQGVAVVNYTDRETPYTRIIEHKHFEFGTQPKSVITREYSVDWTEGMEPYYPVNDEKNQGLFLKYAALAETEDHVIFGGRLGEYKYYDMDKVIESAMNRAEKELG